The DNA region ATtcaattttatgaatatataacAGTTGATCCATGATCTTCTTCATGGACAGCTGGGCTGTTTCCACTCTTCAGCTATTACTGTATTGGCAGGTAGATCAACTTCTCTTGTATAAATACACAGATTTATATTTGCTGGCTCATggggtaggtgtatgtttagttGACAAGAAACTGCCAAGAGGAGGTGGTTCAACACGATCAGGTCTCCCATGAACAACTTTAAGAGCAGATCTAAACATAAAGTTTTAGTTTAGCTCTGAAAAGAAACTTGATTACCTTGACAGCATCAAAATATTGGCTAAGTTGAGCCCTCTTCTGTTCATATTCTACTTCTAGCTTTCTCAATTCTTTGTAAATATCTGGATTCTCTTTCTCATAGAGTCGTAAAATACGTTCAAAGGTTTCACGTAGCTTTTTACGCTTGTCTTTCAGCACTTTCTCATTTAACTGTGGCTGTTGCACTGGGTTAAACTCTGAGAGAAAAGAGCAGATtatgaaattaaatacaaaaaagtcACTTTGTCTAGGTATCAACAGACTATATCATTTAATAAAAATCTCCTTATAtgttaaaacttttcaaaagGATCCAGACACCAGATATATTCTTGTCAAAAGAAATGCACTATTTATTAAAATTCCACCCCTTTAAGAAGGCCAttaattttacttccttttctaaGAAATGTCACCTAATTGACTTTATCATCATtgtaataaaaatcaattttcactCCTCTATGCTAACAACCTGATATAGTGAAGCTTCAGTCAGACAAACCTGGGTTTACATGCTACACTGGCTCTGTCATTTAATTCTGAGATCTCTGGCATTTTACTTGAATTCTCTGAtcttcagcttcttcatctggaaaatggagacaTCAACTACTTCACAATCAAGCTCTGATGATCAAATGAGAACACAAATAAAATATCCAGTGGTGTCTGGCTTACCACTCAACTATTACTTTTATATGGGTTAGTATTCCTTGTTTAGCTACCATATAAGTCTTTCTCTCCCATGTGTTCAACATGGGGCTTAATTTCAGGTCCCTAAAAGGGACCAAGAGAGATTAGCACAGGACTCCCAGGCCTGCCTAGTCAACCATAcctgcctccctccatcccccttGCCACTAACTGACTCAGAGATTAATCGGCATACGATCCAAATTGGGACCAGATCCTCCTCTGAGATTTTAAATATGGGAGAGAGAAGCTCTCACAAGCAGGAATGAAATAAAACTAGAGCAGTCTATGGCCTCATCTCTCAACCACCACTAATTCCACACACATATTCCACCTTCTATACCAAGAAATTCACTAGCAGTATGCTGACAGAGAGTGGTCAGACAGCTGGACAGTCTTGCTAATGATATCTGGGTTTTTGAGACAAGCTTCCCTCCAGAATCTCCCAATTATGGGAGTCAAGGTATACTTTTTTCTGCTTAGTTTGTATTGAGTTTTATAAATTGTAATTAGAGCTGTGATGAATagtgttccttcctttttcttaaaagaatcaCAAGCTTAATTGTCATCTCTCTTAAATCCTATTAACTATTAACCTTGATGACTTACTCAAAACTAGAAGTATGGCCTCAAACCACACTATTCCTAGTGTGATTAATGAAAGTGCTAAATGCTTGactttaaatcccagctctgccacttcctaacaGTATAACCTTGAGAAAGGTACATAACGTCTCTgtgcctgagtttcctcatctgtaaaataggggcaATACACCTACCCAAAACAgttgtcatgaagattaaatgaaaacgTGGGGAAAAAACCTGGTATGTAGCAaggtaagagctcaataaaccTCAGTTATTACTATACAATTTGGGGTCATTCAGTAGGTAATATCCTGACATCCTAGGGCTAGGAATTGTCCCTACCAATATTTAGAACAGGCAACAAGTGGAATCAGTTATAGCTGAACTGGGAAAGACGCAAGATGATACAGCCTGACCCAGAACTCTTGCCCAGGCTGGCTGCAGAGGCTCTGCCACATTATTTCAGAAAGCTTGTAATACCATAACCCCACATAACTGGATTTTTTTGAACCCCATTTAATGCATCATTGAGAAGTTCCACTGTATCTCTTTTACTCACTGTCTCTGTTTTTTAGGCAAACCACCAAACTCGTTTGGAAACCTTTGTAAACAAAACTTGTAAAGATCACTttaacatgaaattaaaaaaaaaaccgcaGGGGGCAGAAGACAGAATTGGCAAAAATTTGACAGCTGAAAAGCATGGAGTTAGCTagactattttatttttggatgtttgaaagctactaaaaaaaaaaggaaaatgaaaaactcCATGTTCTAAAGTTAAGAGAATGGGCTGAATATGGAATCCATTTTGTGACTCGTCCTCTGTATTAATTATAACTATCTAAAGCCACTTTGCACCATTCTGACTCCTACTTTTACTTAATTGTATAATGTTCtgttaaaaatactttctagGATTTTTTCCCTCACATACCTGCAAgtataaagtatataaataagGGAAGTAAAGGTTAATTAAATATGTTATAGGATCTTTGGAACTTGGTAAAACTGCATTCTATTTTGAAGAGGTTTTGGTTAAACTAAAGAAACTTTTTTGTGAGTTAGGATAAAACTTCCAATGGCAGCATCACAGATGATTCTCAAGCAACTCAGATACAAGAAAAGACAATATGCAATTATTTCATGTGATTCCAGTTATGACAAAGCAGTGATATTGAAGATGCACATGATGAGACTGGATACAATTATTCTGTTAAgtgtgaaaaaggaagaaatcctAATAcgatagttttaaaatttgattttaagtATTTGatttcttctatatccttactaAGTGGTCAATTATCTTTGCATCTTCTCATTGGAAAAGATGGGAAATTGACTTATATTCACGGTGGTCCAATATTTAGATTTAAATGGTAGTTGccaatattaaaatacaaaacaaaaaaaccccaaggtgATTTCAAAATCCAGACTTAGTATTCTCTTAAAAAAATGAGCAAGCCAAACTGGGCTTTTGTTAACTTATAAAAAACAATTAGCTAAAGCTAAAGAATGGCTTCCCTCTTATTCTAGATGAGCTTTCCAGTTTGTAATAGCCCCTCACCCCACTGTTCTTCTAACTCTAAAACTAAATCTAAGCATCACATGCCATAAGCTTTTCTATATTTCTTGTGTCTGTGCTGTTTCACTCATTACCTGCCTGCCTCTATGTATCAGACTATTATCCCTGTTGTAAAATCCAGCCCTTTATAAATTCTTACCCATTTCATCCAATTTTTCCATGTCCCGGATAATCTGTTTGGGATCCTTCATCTTTAAAACTGCAGCTCGTACCATCATGCGTTGTTTTTTgttcttagaaaaatgaaaaaagagcagAATTTAAAGAAGCTGAACACTCCTGAGTTTTCGTTTCAATTTGTTTCAACAATCCATGTAAACTGAAGCTGAACTTCTCCTTGGTTTCTGATCACTTGTTTCAACCACCAGAAACAGAGTTATGTAATTAATTTCTTATTCCCCAAAATGTTTCAACTTCAGACAAAaagataaatgttatttattagaAGTGTTTTCTTAGGCAAGTATTTCTTTTTAACCTTGTGAGACTTAGCAGTTACTTAAgtattttaagggttttttttcttaaaacaaagtTTGCAGCtaaattctaaaattatacaTTAGAGAAAAATTTTGCAGAAATTTAATGTCAGCAATGAAACAAGAATAAACAgttgaaaactattaaaaaactAGGTTCTCTCAATGTGTTAAGGTATGATACTAAAAAGTAAACCCTTTCTTATTCTGGGGAAGCTTTTTGCCACAAACTCAACAACTACATAGTCAAGAAAATGGATGTACAAAGCTATTTATCATCACATTTACTTCCATTCACTAACTCAGTGGCTTCTAACAAAGCAGTATGTTATAATAAATAGcaaaagagaattatttttttaagtatttatttaagtCACTGGGAAGGGTAATCAAATAAACCATGTTACAGTAACCCATCATGAGCTCATCTACAAAATTATTTCAGTTCAGTTTCTAAGTACAGTATTTTGGCTTAGTAAATCTTACGGTTTGTTATGAGAagcataaaatatcttttctggAAAATAACTGGAAATGTTTTCTAAATCCACTCATCTCAAATAACAAGATGTGCCAAACTACATTTATATCTAACAGGATGCTTCTGAAATCGTACCTTCTTTAATTCTCTCTTCCGAGCTTCTTTTCcttaaaagagggagagaggaagaatataaaactttaaaatcctGAACATTAGCATTTCCTCCAATTTAATACAGATTACTGTCGGAGGTTGCCCCGTGcactgtaggatatttagcagcattcttgcctctacccactagatgccaatagcacccTTCCAATCATGTCAACCAAAAATGTCTCGAGACATTtttaagttccttaaaaaataactatgaatCTGCAAAGATGTCATAAAATACTAAATAAGAACTTGCAAAACAATTTGTTCAAAATTCCAAATACAAAGAGAATTGCCAATTCTACTTTGCAAGTCAATCAAATTAGAAACACGGgtactaattttttttcatgcttaAAAGTTTTAATCATGTGCCCACTAGAACACTAGACAACTTTATACAACTGACACCTCCTAACACTGCTGATCttataattaagaaataataaagtaCACTCCCTAAAGCTTACAGTTTTCACCACCCCTCTTCTTCATCATTCCACATTAATGGACACTTACTGGCTTGGTCTGTGGGGTTCATAAATTTTCCACTCTTGGTGGATGATGTAGATCTCCGTCCCATGTTGACAATTTGTGTGGTTTACTtgcttgtttaaaaaacaaaacaaaaacaaaacctaaaaacctgcaaagacaaaaaaatagCTTATTTTTCCTAGATTTACAaaacttcttcctttttatatttataaaatttttttccaaccaATCTCTGAAAAGAAACTTTTATTATTAAGATCTTGTTCTTTCCCTAGTTTTGACTTTAGTGTGCAGGAAAGACAGCCTCAACTTCTCTAACCACAAAAAATTAGAttcctattattatttataacataATGGTAATGGGTCTGAAGACCACTATGAATATCATTAAGTCGTCAATTAACTTTCTTTTCTGGATCACAGCACTGactcatcaattaaaaaaaatcaatcaaaaaatGCCTCAACAATATGACATAAACCATGTAGATGAGAAGCCATTAGTTCTTTTCCTATATCCTCCCTTTATTTACATGTAGGgtggaaaaaggaataaaaagggaaCAGAGTAATGATCTGGGCTCAACGACAAATAGCTCAGCCTTGCCTCTCTCCACGGTTTCTTGGCATGTATTCCCATCATCTCTAAGACAGTAAGAACTCATTAATTTAAGCCTATTTAATTCAGATTTATTTCTAATTCAGATGTAATTCCTGACGCTCAAGCAGAAGCTTAAACCATAActaaaaacacaaatattcaaaataaagtatTGATATTATATGAGAGATCTTCTAAAAACATCAAcattaagatattttattaataatgccTACTTGACTcctgatttgtattttttaaggtaACCGAAAGGGATAACTGTGTTTGAGGGAACCTATTTTATAAATCAACATTTTAATTAACCGAAACACTATTATATCCCTTCTTCCTGTCATTCCAAATGAATGAGGTTTAGCTTTTTGATACTTGCTCTTTCCAATAATAAAGGGTgataaatttccttccttttgaaagCAGACACTTTTCAAGCGTGGGAAAGGTAAGATCATGAGGTAGATTTTTTAGCAGACCACAGAATTACACCTTCCCTTCATGAAGATTCTGTCAGGCAAGTTTATTGGTGAATGCATCTTTCAGCAACTGTTCAACTGCCTTGTTTTCTGCTAAAAGCTTCCAAGCTGTTCCAGTGGCAACCGATTTGCCCTGTCAAGGGTTTCCTTCTCAGAAAAACCGGGAGCGAGGGAGAAGGAAGCGGAAACAAGCAAAATTAGCAGAAATAGAAGCTCTTACATCTTTGATGGCCTGTAtcttttctgcctccctctttcaaTTACCCTCAGGCCCGTGTTTTTAACCCTCCTCTCCCACACCTGAAACCTAGAATAGATACGAAGTACAGAAAATTTTTACAGAAGACACTGGAGTCTTAGTTTGCATGCACAGACTACTTTTCTATCTCAAAGCAGAGGTGATAGGGAAATCGGGTCACGGCGCTGTTCAGGGGAACTCTCAACAGTCAAGAGGCTACAAAGGGATGGAGCCCAGGTCCACCATAGGAGCCAACAGCATTAGCAACTGCCAAAACCACAGCGACAGTTGACCCTGCCTCGAGGTGCAGGACATCAAGCCTAAGGCAACCAACCGGGCAACGTCAGGAGGCGGCGCTGACCGACCCGGGCGAAGTCAGCCGCTTGACCGCTGGACGCCGCGCCGCCCCAGCGGATCCCCTAGTCCGCGATCGCGGAGACCTCAACTGCTGAGAGGAAGAGCAGGGCGGAAGGGCCTGGTGTCCCCGAGGCAACCGCGCGGGCCCCGGGAAGAGACGGGAAAGATGAAGAAACGGAGCGGAACGATCCCGCACACTCACACTTCTGCTGGGCTCCTGGGGCTATGAGAAGCGGGGAGGGGACGATTCTCGGCCTCTTTGACTTCGTAGGGCCCTTCACCTCTGCCTCTCAATCAGCCCACCAGCCCCCGCCATCTTGAAACCTCGCGCCCCTCCGCCATCCTTACGTCACTTCCTGTCCCTACGGGCCGAAGATCTCAGCGTTTCTTCGCCCTGGAACCATAGAGAGTAACCAAGAACTCCAGGACCAGAGTGTGTTCCGCTACAATACAGTACCGAATTGGTTGGTTATAGACTAAAAGCCCGCCTTCACTACGCAGTACAAGAGCTTCATGTTGATTGACACTTACCTAGCCcaataagaatatgaaaatgaagcCGGGGGGGGGATATATGATTGGCTGATGGGACCACTGTCCTACCTCGCCGCAGGCATTCTGACCTAATTTCCGGGAGCTCCATTTATTGAGACGCCGGAGGCCTGCGGATAACCGATAGGGAAATGTTTAGCGCTGTGCCCGTCACCTTGAATTGTGTATTGTaagttttttgtttccttcatgacGTAAGCGCGTGCGATCTTTCGGGAGTTTCCGTTAGAAAACGAATCCCCGGAAGATGCGCTTCGCTAGCGTGCCGTGCGCCTGGAAGTTCAGTAGTTGTTTTTACACAAAGAATATTTGTAGACCTAAGCAATTCAGTGCCCGTGTTAGAATCCCAGAGTGCTAATCTACAGGATTAGTGTTTTTGaagaggaaatatggggatatttgTACAATCAGTTTTAAATTTACGAGTGTGGAGGTTGGTTTATATTGGCTCTTTTAGTTTCTGGTCTTTTCACCCACCAAAAATCCTTTATGAAGTCACCATACAAAGGGGATTATTCCCTTAGCTCTAATCTTCGTCCTTTCCTTATCTTTTATCTGCTCCTTAAGACTCTTTTCCCCCTAAAGGTGagtttaaacattaaaaaaatatcagtACTATCACTTATAGGAAAATGTTAGATATAGGCCAATTCTTACTATCAGTTATAAATATTCCAAAATCTTGACGGAGGTATGTATTaatgtttagaaaatatttaaatgtgggCTTAACTGATAAGATTGATCCCTTACCTGAATTAACCTTTGTTTGAGAAAATTCTTGATTTGGTTTTAGACTGAATTCTGAGTCCACAAGAGCAGTAACAAGATACAAGTTTATGAATcaggtaataaaaacaaaataaaatttaattttgaagatGAACTAAATTGTGACATTTTGCAACTAATTTATAAAAGCAATGACAAGGTAAAGAAAAGACTACATTTGAAAAACTACAGTATTTAATGTAGCTTTTTAAGTTTTAAGATATGttgagcttttaaaatttaaagacatttctTATACTTGGATGCAAGAATCAACTGTAACGAACATTTTTGcatgaatgacttttttttttacatctttattggagtataactgctttacaatggtgtgttagtttctgctttacaacaaagtgaatcagttatacatatacatatgttcccatatctcctccctcttgcgtctccctccctcccaccctccccatcccacccccaccaccccaggtggtcacaaggcactgagctgatctccctgtgccatgcggctgcttcccactagctattttacgtttggtagtgtatatatgtccatgccactctctcgctttgtcaacatgaatgacttttaaaataaatttgtaagtaGAACCTAAGAGTCTCAATGGGGAGTAATTGGTTGGTGaagtatttagaaaacaaacacttGGCATCTTCAGAAATTCAACTGAACCATTAGACCTCTGTAGCCTTGGGATTTTCCTGAAATTAGATAATTAATGAAATGGATCACCTAAAGTTTTATATAGCAAGGGAAGCTTTCTGCtagtattgaaaataaaatttcgcttttttaaaaactcataaagTAATAAATTACAACTTTCCTTTAAATGACAATTCTTAAAACAGTAAGTAGCGGTTTCTTCTCCTGCatactaaattcatttatatacCTGGGctttgcttgtttgcttgttttgaaaATGTTCCAAAGTGTTCAGACATTCACTTGAGGGATATTTAATCATCACATCACAGTTGGTCAGGGTTGATTGCAACTATAGAAACAACTTTtatcttttatagttttaacttttcCCTCTTAAAGTTCCATCCAGATTACAGTGTGTAATTAGTAGAAGTTTACAGAACGATTGCCTCCTTTCATCGTTGACATAAATTGCTACAAACCATATTTCAGTCTCTTCCAACTTACAGAAAATTGGATTTAAACTGATGGTCAAAATTACAGTAGTATTTCTATTTCATTGGAAGGCTCAGTGTTTGTATGTGGGCAGAAGTTACTAAGTATGTCCCTTAGAACTAAATGATGTCTGAGCTGGTGGTAGAAGTGAAAGTCTGTGCATTCAATACAAATTTGAAGGATTTTGACTgggaattagaaaaggaaaaggtaaCCCCTACACCTGCTGCTCTACAATAGCATTCACCCTAATGTTGATCTGTGGAGCACAGTGAGAAGACATACCAGGATGTAATCTTTTACTCACAGGGTCTAGCACCAACTGATCCAGACATTCATCGTTGATAGAAGACTCTCTAGAGTCATCTAGTTTTAGCATCTTTGAGTCCTCTTTCTGAGTTGTTTATGGTATTTATGTCTATTTGGAAGCTTATGGAAAATGAGCCTAATCAAAGAAGCAAAACACTATTAttgagaaagaagcagaaaaatattcCAGTGGCAAATAAAGTAActgtttatttcatttgttgtttCACTGTGTTGGTGACCTCAATAATGGCATGATGATATTTTTCTGAGGCTGACTTGAATTCCACCAGATGCTTCTCATAACTTTTGATGGCTTCTTGaagctgtgttttctccactgcTCCCAGGATGGCACGGAAGATCATATCTATGCCAAGGCCAAGAACAGCAACTCCTATGCTACCAAGGAGAGAAGCACCAATTTGAGCTAACACAGTGACCAACTTGTTAATTATGCCAGTTGTGATGTTCGAGCCCACGAGTTTAACAGCCActgcactggcagcagaagtagCTTCTCCCAGGATGACTGAAATAACCTTTTGTACTATTGCAATTTTCTcggtttctttttccttaatatcCTGAAGTTTTCTATAAAGGGTTGGCTCTAGTTTATCTTTTAGTGCTTCATCAACCTTTTGCAATTCTTTTTGGATTTTCATCATGGCTTGGATGATGATATCACAGTTTTCTTTGATGGTCGCATCTCTTTTCATTTCAATGGAGGCCAGCCTGCACCCTAAGTGCGTATTTAAAACCCCAATCAGCTTATTGGTGGCATGGAAGCTGTCAGATAAGCAGTCAAGGAGCTCCTGGTGAAGACGATTTACTTCTTGTCGCCTTTTTGGGTTCTCTGGGTAGAGGAAGTCACTTTGAGCCATATTTCAAATATGAtctctgaaaaatacaatagtaaATCTTTACTAGAAATCTTGAAAAATATCTGCTGGATGTATAGATTTGACCAGGAAATCTTTTA from Pseudorca crassidens isolate mPseCra1 chromosome 11, mPseCra1.hap1, whole genome shotgun sequence includes:
- the SMCO3 gene encoding single-pass membrane and coiled-coil domain-containing protein 3, with the translated sequence MAQSDFLYPENPKRRQEVNRLHQELLDCLSDSFHATNKLIGVLNTHLGCRLASIEMKRDATIKENCDIIIQAMMKIQKELQKVDEALKDKLEPTLYRKLQDIKEKETEKIAIVQKVISVILGEATSAASAVAVKLVGSNITTGIINKLVTVLAQIGASLLGSIGVAVLGLGIDMIFRAILGAVEKTQLQEAIKSYEKHLVEFKSASEKYHHAIIEVTNTVKQQMK